TCACACTCACGTGACCATACTTTATATCCATTGCGCGTTTTCACTTATCGTACGTAATGTTGAACGACTTCTTTTAATGCAATGTTTAAACCAAATCGAACATCGTACGAAAGAAGATTTGTTTACTGGTAGGTTGTCCAAACGACATTATTCCgactacaataaataattataatatgtaaaaaatcctaaatataaaattttgtactaCCACAGGGATATATTTTGGAACCAATATTATTCTTCATATATGTCATCGACTCTTACAGTTACAACATAGTTGGCGACGGTACACCGGCTGCCTTATTTCCGATATTAACCGGCAAAACCGAGTTGGAATTGCCGGATGTTAGGAGGAAGATGAACAACGCGACTTTAGACTCAATgccgtttatatttaaaaaacttaaagaGGATGGGTAAGTCTCTTTGTCGaatagttttatttgatttgtctGAATTTGTCAAGTTTAAGATGTTTTAGTCGGTAGGATTGCTGTTTAAATAgagtaaatttttattgatgaaCATAATACTTGGTTGATAATGTTAAATGATTTATCAACTAATGTTGGTGTTGTTCGAATCTCAGTTCataggaaaaatatatttcaattgtaaatgtttcttacttaaaaattagaagtattaaaattatgtgttatacaaatactatacatcatattatttcaataaaattacatgAATTTTCGGCCGAGTTCTCACCATAACAATAAGTCTTTTCACACTTTTTCTCTCTTGATTTTTTAGGTATCGTACAGCGTATTTCGAAGATATGCCCTGGATTGGCACCTTTCAGTACCGCTTTAACGGTTTCCAGCACCAACCCGCAGATCATTACCTCAGAGCGTTTTATTTAGAAGAATCTCATAGCGGCAAGAAATGGGCGAGCAACAAGATCAAATACTGCGTGGGAGACACGCCACAATATAAACTAATGCTTAATATTACTGATCAGGTATGTATGACCTTTAGTGAGACTGAGAAGTTAGGTGGAATGCTTAATTAGTGATAGTGATCTTTGAACTAATCTTTTAAGTTGGGTATTTAACTTTTCATTAGTCTTCCCTAGATATGCCTAAAGCCAAGGTCACACGGTCAAGGTTGTTGAAGgtaaacaccgtgaggaaactttctaatttcatcaaaattctgccacatgtgcattccaccaacccgcattggaacagcgtggtggaatatgttccaaaccctctccttaatggaagaggaggccttatctcagcagtgggaaatttataggctgttactttactttacaaggTCACTCTTACACATGTTTCATAGTTAACTTAAACATATCACAGAAGAattggttgttgttgttgttgtaacccATACATCAGACGATCGTGCACAAAGCTACCGTAACATCTCTTATTGTCAGTAAAGTGAAATCTGATAGAACATTACCTGAACATAAGCTAGATGTTATATTACTTGGAGTCCTGGTAGtaaatctaattatataataatctttttatcaACAAAACTGAATTGGTCCTGACCAGAGATAACAGTTTTGAACTACCtcaaaatataccaataaatcTCCTGTCAGGTTTGTCGTGATAGTAATATTatggtaattaaaattaaacttggtGTCAAAAATAATGAGCTCGGAAGAAGATGAGATGACGTAGAATTATAGGTGTGCCATCCAACTTGCTAGACAGCATTTCTTTGCATTGATAATTTCCTCTCTTAATACAGGGTAATTGTTTTGTCAAAAGTTTCAGTTATTATGACTATGGTTACTGCTGCGTTGTAGTTGCCAGTTTCTTGTAAATCTTCTAATAAACAGTAGCTaaaaatccaattttatttcattttatattaatttctctTTCCAGTTCCTACGTCTTGATGGTAAACGATTTTGTTTCACCTTTATAGCTGATATAACTCATGATGACTTCAACATGATATCCACCGCTGATGACGATACAGCCGACTTCCTCCTTAACTTCCTCAAATCTGGAATGGGGAAGGATACATTGCTGATGGTCATGGGCGACCATGGACCTAGGTGAGTTATCAAAAGACATTTTAATAACTGactgtgtatttaaataacgattccTTTTTCTTGTGATAAAATTTtcccaaaaaatatatgttgccTAAGTTTCAAAGCAGCATGCTTATTATTAATGTACCATTAATACATTAACCGGGTGTaaggcaaaaaatatattattttatatgaaggtAAAGCTTTGGTAATCTGTTGACGTTTTCTTTCCATCCAATTTATACCATTAGCATCATTCTCCATTTTCTAATCTTTCATTTTGTCAACCTCATATTATCATCGCCAAATCTATATTTCCAACTCCAATCTGCCCGACCTTCGTCTGAATGGTTTCCAAAAATGTTATCATTTTTTGGGTGTTTAGTAAACTGGGCACCTAATTGTATTTTGGTTATCACAGCACATAGATTTTGAAATtcgctctgtaagaaatattaaccaacctatccaactaataatatttcgaaagacaaaaatactaagttatGCTATTTGGCGTTAGAGTATATGATCATTGGGTGGTATTCCTCTCCTATCAAGTATGCACAAAACTCTACCACAAAGTAAATTTTTAGGTACGCAAAAGTACGTAATACCCTCCAAGGAAAGCTCGAAGAAAGGTTACCGTTAATGGCGATAAGATTGCCGGACTCACTGAGGATGAGGCATCCGAAAATTCAGGAAAACCTCGAAAACAATGCCGAAGTGCTGACGACCCCCCACGACATACACGCGACGGTGCTGGATGTTCTGGATTTGAGGAATTATTGGAATCCATACAAGGTCACCGGCGCAGATTTGACGAGAGGGCTCAGTCTCCTACAACCTGtgagtaaaatatttcatacaaatgtagataacatattttaattcacTTATATTTACAACCTTATCCTTTGTCGAAATAGGAATTATACTATTACTCATAAATGTACTACATCTATCATAAGACGTTTTGATTAACCTACTAAGGAGGATTTACTTCAACATCTCTTAAACCCTTATGCGAAcacaaatcaaaattataaatacaaaaatataggtACAATAAAACCTTCTTGTGACTCAAATCTTATGGAATCGTATCCTggagtatataaaacatgactAACTAATAACATTTCGAATATAATTTTCAGATAACACAGAATCGGTCGTGCAGCGAGGCGGGCGTGGAGCCGCACTGGTGCTCGTGCGTGTCGTGGGAGCGCGTCCCGCCGCGCAGCGAGCGACACgacgccgccgcgcgcgccctgctgcagcacatcaacgcgctcaccgacaccacgcggtgagcacacacccgccctgctgcagcacatcaacgcgctcaccgacaccacgcggtgagcacacacccgccctgctgcagcacatcaacgcgctcaccgacaccacgcggtgagcacacacccgccctgctgcagcacatcaacgcgctcaccgacaccacgcggtgagcacacacccgccctgctgcagcacatcaacgcgctcaccgacaccacgcggtgagcacacacccgccctgctgcagcacatcaacgcgctcaccgacaccacgcggtgagcacacacccgccctgctgcagcacatcaacgcgctcaccgacaccacgcggtgagcacacacccgccctgctgcagcacatcaacgcgctcaccgacaccacgcggtgagcacacacccgccctgctgcagcacatcaacgcgctcaccgacaccacgcggtgagcacacacccgccctgctgcagcacatcaacgcgctcaccgacaccacgcggtgagcacacacccgccctgctgcagcacatcaacgcgctcaccgacaccacgcggtgagcacacacccgccctgctgcagcacatcaacgcgctcaccgacaccacgcggtgagcacacacccgccctgctgcagcacatcaacgcgctcaccgacaccacgcggtgagcacacacccgccctgctgcagcacatcaacgcgctcaccgacaccacgcggtgagcacacacccgccctgctgcagcacatcaacgcgctcaccgacaccgacaccacgcggtgagcacacacccgccctgctgcagcacatcaacgcgctcaccgacaccacgcggtgagcacacacccgccctgctgcagcacatcaacgcgctcaccgacaccacgcggtgagcacacacccgccctgctgcagcacatcaacgcgctcaccgacaccacgcggtgagcacacacccgccctgctgcagcacatcaacgcgctcaccgacaccacgcggtgagcacacacccgccctgctgcagcacatcaacgcgctcaccgacaccacgcggtgagcacacacccgccctgctgcagcacatcaacgcgctcaccgacaccacgcggtgagcacacacccgccctgctgcagcacatcaacgcgctcaccgacaccacgcggtgagcacacacccgccctgctgcagcacatcaacgcgctcaccgacaccacgcggtgagcacacacccgccctgctgcagcacatcaacgcgctcaccgacaccgacaccacgcggtgagcacacacccgccctgctgcagcacatcaacgcgctcaccgacaccacgcggtgagcacacacccgccctgctgcagcacatcaacgcgctcaccgacaccacgcggtgagcacacacccgccctgctgcagcacatcaacgcgctcaccgacaccacgcggtgagcacacacccgccctgctgcagcacatcaacgcgctcaccgacaccacgcggtgagcacacacccgccctgctgcagcacatcaacgcgctcaccgacaccgacaccacgcggtgagcacacacccgccctgcacagcacatcaacgcgctcaccgacaccacgcggtgagcacacacccgccctgctgcagcacatcaacgcgctcaccgacaccgaaaccacgcggtgagcacacacccgccctgctgcagcacatcaacgcgctcaccgacaccacgcggtgagcacacacccgccctgctgcagcacatcaacgcgctcaccgacaccgacaccacgcggtgagcacacacccgccctgctgcagcacatcaacgcgctcaccgacaccacgcggtgagcacacacccgccctgctgcagcacatcaacgcgctcaccgacaccacgcggtgagcacacacccgccctgctgcagcacatcaacgcgctcaccgacaccacgcggtgagcacacacccgccctgctgcagcacatcaacgcgctcaccgacaccacgcggtgagcacacacccgccctgctgcagcacatcaacgcgctcaccgacaccgacaccacgcggtgagcacacacccgccctgctgcagcacatcaacgcgctcaccgacaccacgcggtgagcacacacccgccctgctgcagcacatcaacgcgctcaccgacaccacgcggtgagcacacacccgccctgctgcagcacatcaacgcgctcaccgacaccgacaccacgcggtgagcacacacccgccctgctgcagcacatcaacgcgctcaccgacaccacgcggtgagcacacacccgccctgctgcagcacatcaacgcgctcaccgacaccacgcggtgagcacacacccgccctgctgcagcacatcaacgcgctcaccgacaccgacaccacgcggtgagcacacacccgccctgctgcagcacatcaacgcgctcaccgacaccacgcggtgagcacacacccgccctgctgcagcacatcaacgcgctcaccgacaccacgcggtgagcacacacccgccctgctgcagcacatcaacgcgctcaccgacaccacgcggtgagcacacacccgccctgctgcagcacatcaacgcgctcaccgacaccacgcggtgagcacacacccgccctgctgcagcacatcaacgcgctcaccgacaccacgcggtgagcacacacccgccctgctgcagcacatcaacgcgctcaccgacaccacgcggtgagcacacacccgccctgctgcagcacatcaacgcgctcaccgacaccacgcggtgagcacacacccgccctgctgcagcacatcaacgcgctcaccgacaccacgcggtgagcacacacccgccctgctgcagcacatcaacgcgctcaccgacaccgacaccacgcggtgagcacacacccgccctgctgcagcacatcaacgcgctcaccgacaccgacaccacgcggtgagcacacacccgccctgctgcagcacatcaacgcgctcaccgacaccacgcggtgagcacacacccgccctgctgcagcacatcaacgcgctcaccgacaccacgcggtgagcacacacccgccctgctgcagcacatcaacgcgctcaccgacaccacgcggtgagcacacacccgccctgctgcagcacatcaacgcgctcaccgacaccacgcggtgagcacacacccgccctgctgcagcacatcaacgcgctcaccgacaccacgcggtgagcacacacccgccctgctgcagcacatcaacgcgctcaccgacaccacgcggtgagcacacacccgccctgctgcagcacatcaacgcgctcaccgacaccacgcggtgagcacacacccgccctgctgcagcacatcaacgcgctcaccgacaccacgcggtgagcacacacccgccctgctgcagcacatcaacgcgctcaccgacaccgacaccacgcggtgagcacacacccgccctgctgcagcacatcaacgcgctcaccgacaccacgcggtgagcacacacccgccctgctgcagcacatcaacgcgctcaccgacaccacgcggtgagcacacacccgccctgctgcagcacatcaacgcgctcaccgacaccacgcggtgagcacacacccgccctgctgcagcacatcaacgcgctcaccgacaccacgcggtgagcacacacccgccctgctgcagcacatcaacgcgctcaccgacaccgacaccacgcggtgagcacacacccgccctgctgcagcacatcaacgcgctcaccgacaccacgcggtgagcacacacccgccctgctgcagcacatcaacgcgctcaccgacaccacgcggtgagcacacacccgccctgctgcagcacatcaacgcgctcaccgacaccgacaccacgcggtgagcacacacccgccctgctgcagcacatcaacgcgctcaccgacaccacgcggtgagcacacacccgccctgctgcagcacatcaacgcgctcaccgacaccacgcggtgagcacacacccgccctgctgcagcacatcaacgcgctcaccgacaccgacaccacgcggtgagcacacacccgccctgctgcagcacatcaacgcgctcaccgacaccacgcggtgagcacacacccgccctgctgcagcacatcaacgcgctcaccgacaccacgcggtgagcacacacccgccctgctgcagcacatcaacgcgctcaccgacaccacgcggtgagcacacacccgccctgctgcagcacatcaacgcgctcaccgacaccacgcggtgagcacacacccgccctgctgcagcacatcaacgcgctcaccgacaccacgcggtgagcacacacccgccctgctgcagcacatcaacgcgctcaccgacaccacgcggtgagcacacacccgccctgctgcagcacatcaacgcgctcaccgacaccacgcggtgagcacacacccgccctgctgcagcacatcaacgcgctcaccgacaccacgcggtgagcacacacccgccctgct
This DNA window, taken from Vanessa cardui chromosome 26, ilVanCard2.1, whole genome shotgun sequence, encodes the following:
- the LOC124540808 gene encoding uncharacterized protein LOC124540808 isoform X3, with the protein product MYRRKSVIEFIERRLEQALKQDKGTGCQIPRLDPFSKEVTQFDKEMPKVVCQGRDWVKCYHSQCKVVPEILDTMKNIVCMYSDIIYESDQKYTIGEPFEVYGGDAYVLSKSDHVKIKCTGKHKDSILPSKWVGHSLGFRSSVHPKKPPPGREDSFNVLILGFDSTSKNGFIRRMPKSYDILTGKLEATVLNGYNIVGDGTPAALFPILTGKTELELPDVRRKMNNATLDSMPFIFKKLKEDGYRTAYFEDMPWIGTFQYRFNGFQHQPADHYLRAFYLEESHSGKKWASNKIKYCVGDTPQYKLMLNITDQFLRLDGKRFCFTFIADITHDDFNMISTADDDTADFLLNFLKSGMGKDTLLMVMGDHGPRYAKVRNTLQGKLEERLPLMAIRLPDSLRMRHPKIQENLENNAEVLTTPHDIHATVLDVLDLRNYWNPYKVTGADLTRGLSLLQPITQNRSCSEAGVEPHWCSCVSWERVPPRSERHDAAARALLQHINALTDTTRDKCVPRTLKSVPWVMKQVANNGVLTFVEAKDTDGYVGRFGARVKQERENYQVKIEVGPGLGAYEASMSYVVKEDRYEINTRDISRTNAYSNEPDCISATHPHLNKYCYCRDHLQ
- the LOC124540808 gene encoding uncharacterized protein LOC124540808 isoform X4, with amino-acid sequence MPKVVCQGRDWVKCYHSQCKVVPEILDTMKNIVCMYSDIIYESDQKYTIGEPFEVYGGDAYVLSKSDHVKIKCTGKHKDSILPSKWVGHSLGFRSSVHPKKPPPGREDSFNVLILGFDSTSKNGFIRRMPKSYDILTGKLEATVLNGYNIVGDGTPAALFPILTGKTELELPDVRRKMNNATLDSMPFIFKKLKEDGYRTAYFEDMPWIGTFQYRFNGFQHQPADHYLRAFYLEESHSGKKWASNKIKYCVGDTPQYKLMLNITDQFLRLDGKRFCFTFIADITHDDFNMISTADDDTADFLLNFLKSGMGKDTLLMVMGDHGPRYAKVRNTLQGKLEERLPLMAIRLPDSLRMRHPKIQENLENNAEVLTTPHDIHATVLDVLDLRNYWNPYKVTGADLTRGLSLLQPITQNRSCSEAGVEPHWCSCVSWERVPPRSERHDAAARALLQHINALTDTTRDKCVPRTLKSVPWVMKQVANNGVLTFVEAKDTDGYVGRFGARVKQERENYQVKIEVGPGLGAYEASMSYVVKEDRYEINTRDISRTNAYSNEPDCISATHPHLNKYCYCRDHLQ